The window CTTGCTTTTCTGTTTGGTGATGATTTTTTTGTGATGCGTCATCATGAACTAGTGGCTGTTCAATCATTGGAAACAGATGAATTGAAGCAGCTTCTTGAAGAAACATATCAGGTTCCTTTACTCGCCCTGGATAATCAGGGAACTCCAATATTCGCCCCACAACTAAAATAAAAAATATGAAAAATCATAAAGAAATAACGATTTCACTGGTACAAGATTATCAGGTATTTGAAGTCCTTCCTTATGTCATGGAATTCAGACGTCAATTGTATCCGCTGCTGGATCCTTTGATTGTTCCTAAAGACCTTGTCAACTTTGAGCAGAATTACCTTCAATCTCCCACCGGAGCATTCTTACAGGCCCGGACTGAAGACGGAAAACTGATAGGTGTTATTGGAATGATGCCTTTTGATTACCGTTTTCCTCATCTGGACATTGACCAAAACACAACCGTAGAAGTCGCTAGGTTATTCGTTAACCCCGAATACCGGAGAGCAGGAATTGCCACCCGTCTGTTTCAGGAATTGGTAAAAACAGCTCAAAAGAAAAAAATAAAAAGATTATACCTGCATACTCATCCTTTTCTACAAGGAGCTTATGATTATTGGCTTAAACAGAATTTTAAACTTCTGAAATCATGCTATGAAGGTACTTATCCAACTCTACACATGGAATTAATGATTCCCACAGAACAATAAATACTACAACAGCGTAGAAATATACAATGAAACATATCTCTAAAAAAGTATTGTACATCAATGGTATCATGCTCCTAGTTCCTTTTGCGCTATCAGCACAGGAGACCCATCCTATTTTTGGAAAAATCCTGAATCAGGAAGGAAAAATAATTTCTAATGCCACCGTTTTTATCAACCAAGGAAGTTCGACAACAACAAGTAAAGACGGAAAATTTCAGTTTGAAACCCAGGTTCAATATCCAGCACATCTCATGATTGATGCCAAAGGCTATTCCAGATCCAATATCACACTAGATTCCCTTTCTTATGATGATAAAAACGGAATTACAATTCGTATGACAGAAAATCAAACGGATCTCCAGGAGGTTTTAATTACTGCTCGAAGAAACAACTCTTATCTTACTAATACTCTGGAGCTTGGAGGAAAATTTTCAGGGAATCTAAAAGATCTGCCACAATCAGTTTCTATTGTCAGCAGTGAGTTTATGGAAGATAAGCAGGCCTACACTACCCGTGATGTTGTACAAGATCTGGCAGGGGTAACCACAGCTTCTTCTTATGATGATCTTATCATTCGGGGATTTAAAAGCGGCTACGAAACAGGAATCCGTCTTGTGAATGGACTGCGTTCGGGATATAGTTATGGAAACAGCTATTACCGTTCACCCTTAACGATCAATCTGGAAAGCGTATCTGTTTTAAAAGGGCCTGGTGCGTCATTATTTGGAGATGTAACTCCCGGCGGAACGATCAACATGGTGACTAAAAAGCCATTGGATAGACAAAAAGGTTCTATCAACTTCTCCGTTGGGAGTTTTCAGACTATCCGTACCAGCATTGACTTGACAGGACCGTTGGATAAGGAAAAGAAAATTCTGTATCGTCTGAATGCAGGCTATGAGGACAGCAAAACATTCCGAAATGTCAATCAGCAGAAAAACTTTATGATGGCTCCATCTTTTACTTTTAAACCATTTGATGGAACTCAGGTAGATATTGATCTTGTATATGATCAGTTCCATGGATATCTTGATCGTGGAATGGGATTGAGAAATAATGATTTTTACGCCCTGGACCGCTCCTTTACTTTAAGTCAGCCATCGGATTTTTATAATACCAAAATGTTATCATTCAGTGCAAGATTAAGCCAGCGCCTTACTCATAACCTTTCATTGAATGCAAGTTATATGAAATCCATCTATCAGGAAGAGGTAAATGAACACCGCACCCTGAACAGTTATGCAGACGCACCTACCAATACCATCATGAATATGCGTTTCTTTGACCGTCACGGAAAAGATTATACGGATAACTCTGTAGTGTATTTAAAATGGGATCTTACCGGTCATACAATAGAGAATCATATTGTTGCAGGAGTAGATTATGCCCAATATGAAGGAGACAGCAATAATCAGCAAAGAGAAGCAAGACAACAAAAAGTAGATGGTAAAATTGTTCCATTAACATTTGACCTTAATAATCCTACCTATACCACTCATGATCTGAGTAATTATGTATGGTTATCTCAAGGAAATTATCCTTTTCTAAGCCCATACAAAACCACCGGAATCTATGTACAGGATCAGATTTCATTTGCAGATAGATTAAAACTTATCGTTGGACTGCGTCATGAGCATTATTATTCTGAAACTGTAAATGGTAAAGACCGCTTTAGTGCGACTCAGAACGTATGGCTGCCTCGTATTGGACTTACCTATCAGATCAACGATCAGATCAATTATTTCGCAAGTTATTCACAGGGATTTGCTCCTGTTGGGGCTAACTTTATCCAAAATTACCAGGATTATGGTGCCGATAAACCTTTCACTGCTGAGCATAGCTTTCAGATTGAAACCGGACTTAAAACCGGATTTTTTAAGAATCAATTGCAAATGGACCTATCTCTCTTCCAGATTGAACGTCAAAATATGCTGATTGCAACAGGAGAAATCGGTACATCAGGATTTCCAGTGTACAGACAATCCGGAGAAGCAGTATCAAAAGGCGTGGAACTGGACATCCGCGGGCAGCTGACCAAAGAATTTCAGATCATGGGAAATTATACTTTTAACCATACAGAAGTGAAATCTTCTTCCATCGCCTCTGAAGTGGGACAGGCTTTGCCCGGAGCTCCTAAAAACATGGCAAGCATATGGTTAAAATACGTCTTCTCAACCTCAGCTTTAAAAGGACTTGGCTTTGGTGCGGGAATGTATTATGTAGATACCAGACGTATGGATAACAGCATTGGAAAAGACAGCAATGGTAATGCTCTTTGGGGGGGAATGGCCCTCTTATACTACCGTCAATGCTGCCGTTTATTACCATATCGGAAAAATGAAAATGGCAGTGAATGTCAACAATATTTTCGATAAATATTATTTCCTTGGCGGGTTCGACTATACACGAGCCTTTCCCGGAGCTCCCAGAAATGTAACGTTTTCTTTGGGATATTCTTTTTAAACTTATTTTTAATCTTGATAGAGCCTGGGCTGTTTGTTTACAGTCCGGGCTTTTTTGTTGGAAAATGTTAGGGCGCAAAAGAATGTAAATGGTATAACTTTTTAAGGTGCGAAGATTTTATCTCTAATAAAATTGAATACTGCTTTATCTTTATCTACCACGAATTCACAAATAAATTTCAAGTTATATTACTATGTGGCTAAAAAAAATTAAACCATATAGGGATATAGATTTTTGAATTATACATAAATTATTTATTCGTGTATTATCCGCTAAAAAAAATCATTAATAAATTAATTATTAGTCTATTTTTGTTTTTTCAATCTCTTAAAAAACACACTGCTTTGTATGGATAATGATTTCCATTTTCATTTCATCGAACCGGATCAAAATATTGCAGATTTTGTAGAAAACCTGGGTACTTTCCATAACCGATCAGATGAAGCAAAAGAAGTGGTGATTATTCCTGATGGAAGGGTTGATTTATTTTTCATGCAATCATCTTCAGGGCCTTTTCAAATCACTCTTATTGGATTGGAAACCTATCCCGAACAAAGACAAATCCCACCGAAAACTCAGGCTTTTGTGGTGAGCTTTAAACCTATTGCAGTGGAATACATTTTACACACCACCATTGCTGATGTATTAAATGCTGCCAAAGAGCTTTCTAAAGATTTCTGGAATTTTAAAGCTGATGATTTACAAGATTTTGAACTTTGCTGCACAAAAGCAACAAAAAAAATACAGGAGCTGATTCCCCTAAAAACAGATGTGAGAAAACATAGACTTTTTGAACTCATCTATACATCAAAAGGAGAAATGAGCGTGAATGAACTTTCGGAAAAAGTGGGCTGGAGCAGTAGACAGATCAACCGTTATTTCACAAAATATCTGGGATTATCATTAAAGGCCTACTCTACTATTCTGCGCTTCAGAGCCTCTTTGGAACATATTGCACAAGGCAAGTTATTCCCGGAGCTTAATTATACAGATCAGAATCATTTCATTAAAGAAGTGAAAAATTTTCAGGTGTTGCACCCAAAGAATTATCAAAAAATAAAAACGACCGATTTATACTATTATCAGTGTTGAAGGGACAGTAATTTTGTCCTGTAAAATTTAAATACAATGCTGATAGACAATATATCAATCGCCATCATTGGCGACGGCCCTGCCGGACTTACACTGGCAAGACTTTTACAGCTGAAAAATGCCCATGTAAAAGTATATGAAAGAGATTTTAATAAAGAAGCCCGTGTTCAGGGCTCTCCTCTCGACATGCATGAAGATTCGGGGCTGGCAGCCATACGTAAAGCTGGTTTACTGGAAGAATTTAAAAAGACATTCCGACCGGGAGCAGATAAAACGCTCATCATGAATGAACAGGCTGAAATTCTGTTCAGTGATCATGAGAACAAGCCTGAGGAAGATTTTGGAGCTGAACATTTCCGTCCTGAAATAGATCGTGGTCCTTTGAGAAATATGCTGCTGGAGTCTCTGCAACCTGACACAGTGGTATGGGACAGCCATTTTATATCCATGGAGCCTCAGAATAAAGGATGGGTACTTCATTTCAAAAACGGAACTTCGGCTTATGCGGATCTGGTGATTGCATCTGATGGAGCTCATTCTAAAATCCGTCCTTATCTCACAGATAACCAACCTATTTATTCAGGAGTGATTATGCTGGAAGGTATTGTTTCAAAAGACCATGCTCCTAACATTAATGCATTGATTAATGGTGGAAAGATAATGGCCTTTGGAGATGCTAAAAATATACTGATGGGACAGAAAGGAAACGGCGATCTTGGCTTCTATGCAAGCTTTAAAGCCGATGAAAACTGGGCGGTTAGCAGTGGACTGGATTTTTCTGATAATACCGCAATCCTGCAATGGTTTAAAACAGAATATCCGGAATGGAGTGAAATATGGCACGAATTGTTTGAAAAAGCTGCTATTCCTTTTATTCCCCGTCCTATTTATTTTATGCCTTTAGATCAGACCTGGGAAGCAAGATCCAATATAACATTAATAGGTGATGCCGCCCATGTTATGCCTCCGTTTGCAGGAGAAGGAGCCAACATGGCTATGCTTGATGCTCTTGAGCTCAGTGAATATTTAACAAGCAGTCATTACAGTACTTTACAGGAAGCTATTTCACAATATGAGATTACGATGCGAAAACGAGCTGCCACTGCCACAAAAGAGTCTCTTGAAAACGGAGAACGGATGCATTCTAAAACAGCTTTAGCAACGATGCTGGAATTCTTTAGCGGTCATTAAAAAAATGAGGTAATGCTTAAAGGATTATTATATGATCTTAATATAGTTTTTCAATAGGGTTCTATCCTGCTTTCAGTGTCTTTACTTTATGATATTTGTGTTTACGAAAAAAGGCTGTCTCCCTCAAGACAGCCATTTTTTCTTAAAATAAATCGTTTCTCTCTCCTTAAGATCCTGATTTCGGAGATTCATTTATGTTTTTTGGATTCATGTATTTTGTGTTTTTTCTTTAGTTTTATTATAACTAAGCCATTTTTTCAGGTCCTTTGCATTCTTTGTTATCAAAAAATTGATGATAAACTTTTCTGCTAAACAGTTTTTCTGAATCGTTTTTACTTAAATACATGTACAAATCTATATTTTAAATCGAAAAGAGAAAAAAAATAACCTACTACACTCATACAGCATTAAATTAAAACACTGAATATCAAAATTTAAACAAAATAATAACCATAAGCAAGAATGCTTAGAAAAATACAGAAACAAAAAATATATTGGTAAAATCATAGAAAAATCTACCCATAAATTTTCTTATATCCTACTCATCTCTGATCCCCGCAACCTTATTTTCATACCTCTATCATCCTTTTTGAATAAATTAACACGCAAAAGCGAACAAAAACACAAACAAATGATTATCAGATAATTAAAACCTATTTAATCAGCTGTAGTACTCGTGTAGTAGACCTATTTTTTCTTATTTGAAGATTTTTTTTCAAATTTGACCAAAGAAACCACAAAGAAATTCGAGTGGCGAAAAAAAACATTTCGAAACACTGTCTGATTGATCAATCAGACAGTTTTTTTTACAAATCATCAAAAAATTGGTAAATATCGGTTTCTGTTGGAATACTAAGTCGTTTCCGGATCCGATATTTTTTTTGCTGAACGGTCCTATGCTGAATAAGAGTATAGCCAGCAATTTCCTTAGAGGTAAAATGCAGCTTCAACATGGCACAAAATGAAAGCTCAGAATCTTCCAGATTAGAATTAATACCTAAAAGTTTATTGATAAACTCAGGATATGCCTCTTTAAAGGAACTGAGAAACTCAGGGTCATTTCTTTTGGCCATCTCTATGATTTCCTCCTGCCTGTTATCATTAATCCTGTTTTTCAGATTTTCTGCTTCTGACTTCAGATCTG of the Chryseobacterium capnotolerans genome contains:
- a CDS encoding TonB-dependent receptor is translated as MKHISKKVLYINGIMLLVPFALSAQETHPIFGKILNQEGKIISNATVFINQGSSTTTSKDGKFQFETQVQYPAHLMIDAKGYSRSNITLDSLSYDDKNGITIRMTENQTDLQEVLITARRNNSYLTNTLELGGKFSGNLKDLPQSVSIVSSEFMEDKQAYTTRDVVQDLAGVTTASSYDDLIIRGFKSGYETGIRLVNGLRSGYSYGNSYYRSPLTINLESVSVLKGPGASLFGDVTPGGTINMVTKKPLDRQKGSINFSVGSFQTIRTSIDLTGPLDKEKKILYRLNAGYEDSKTFRNVNQQKNFMMAPSFTFKPFDGTQVDIDLVYDQFHGYLDRGMGLRNNDFYALDRSFTLSQPSDFYNTKMLSFSARLSQRLTHNLSLNASYMKSIYQEEVNEHRTLNSYADAPTNTIMNMRFFDRHGKDYTDNSVVYLKWDLTGHTIENHIVAGVDYAQYEGDSNNQQREARQQKVDGKIVPLTFDLNNPTYTTHDLSNYVWLSQGNYPFLSPYKTTGIYVQDQISFADRLKLIVGLRHEHYYSETVNGKDRFSATQNVWLPRIGLTYQINDQINYFASYSQGFAPVGANFIQNYQDYGADKPFTAEHSFQIETGLKTGFFKNQLQMDLSLFQIERQNMLIATGEIGTSGFPVYRQSGEAVSKGVELDIRGQLTKEFQIMGNYTFNHTEVKSSSIASEVGQALPGAPKNMASIWLKYVFSTSALKGLGFGAGMYYVDTRRMDNSIGKDSNGNALWGGMALLYYRQCCRLLPYRKNENGSECQQYFR
- a CDS encoding helix-turn-helix domain-containing protein, which codes for MDNDFHFHFIEPDQNIADFVENLGTFHNRSDEAKEVVIIPDGRVDLFFMQSSSGPFQITLIGLETYPEQRQIPPKTQAFVVSFKPIAVEYILHTTIADVLNAAKELSKDFWNFKADDLQDFELCCTKATKKIQELIPLKTDVRKHRLFELIYTSKGEMSVNELSEKVGWSSRQINRYFTKYLGLSLKAYSTILRFRASLEHIAQGKLFPELNYTDQNHFIKEVKNFQVLHPKNYQKIKTTDLYYYQC
- a CDS encoding GNAT family N-acetyltransferase; this translates as MKNHKEITISLVQDYQVFEVLPYVMEFRRQLYPLLDPLIVPKDLVNFEQNYLQSPTGAFLQARTEDGKLIGVIGMMPFDYRFPHLDIDQNTTVEVARLFVNPEYRRAGIATRLFQELVKTAQKKKIKRLYLHTHPFLQGAYDYWLKQNFKLLKSCYEGTYPTLHMELMIPTEQ
- a CDS encoding FAD-dependent oxidoreductase, giving the protein MLIDNISIAIIGDGPAGLTLARLLQLKNAHVKVYERDFNKEARVQGSPLDMHEDSGLAAIRKAGLLEEFKKTFRPGADKTLIMNEQAEILFSDHENKPEEDFGAEHFRPEIDRGPLRNMLLESLQPDTVVWDSHFISMEPQNKGWVLHFKNGTSAYADLVIASDGAHSKIRPYLTDNQPIYSGVIMLEGIVSKDHAPNINALINGGKIMAFGDAKNILMGQKGNGDLGFYASFKADENWAVSSGLDFSDNTAILQWFKTEYPEWSEIWHELFEKAAIPFIPRPIYFMPLDQTWEARSNITLIGDAAHVMPPFAGEGANMAMLDALELSEYLTSSHYSTLQEAISQYEITMRKRAATATKESLENGERMHSKTALATMLEFFSGH